Proteins encoded by one window of Ovis canadensis isolate MfBH-ARS-UI-01 breed Bighorn chromosome 14, ARS-UI_OviCan_v2, whole genome shotgun sequence:
- the CXCL17 gene encoding LOW QUALITY PROTEIN: C-X-C motif chemokine 17 (The sequence of the model RefSeq protein was modified relative to this genomic sequence to represent the inferred CDS: substituted 1 base at 1 genomic stop codon) produces MECLEVTRFLPTGVARGQRDQHQASGRWLQEGGQECECKISPFSFHQRHHRKPTKPSRAXQRFLRQCQLASFALPL; encoded by the exons ATGGAG TGCCTGGAAGTGACCCGTTTCCTTCCTACAGGGGTTGCCAGAGGCCAGAGGGACCAACACCAGGCTTCTGGGAGGTGGCTCCAAGAAGGAGGCCAAGAATGCGAGTGCAAAA tctctcccttttcttttcacCAAAGACACCACAGGAAGCCAACCAAGCCCTCCAGAGCCTGACAGCGATTTCTCAGACAATGTCAGCTGGCAAGCTTTGCTCTGCCTTTATAG
- the LIPE gene encoding hormone-sensitive lipase isoform X2, whose protein sequence is MDLRTMTQSLVTLAEDNMAFFSSQGPGETARRLTGVFVGIREQALGLEPALGRLLSVAHLFDLDTETPANGYRSLVHTARCCLAHLLHKSRYVASNRRSIFFRTSHNLAELEAYLAALTQLRALAYYAQHLLTTNQPGRLFFEGDERVIADFLREYVTLHKGCFYGRCLGFQFTPAIRPFLQTISIGLVSFGEHYKRNETGIGVTASSLFTGGRFAIDPELRGAEFERIIQNLDVHFWKAFWNITEIQVLSSLANMASTTVRVSRLLSLPPVAFEMPLTSDPELTVTISPPLAHTGPGPVLVRLISYDLREGQNSKELSSFVTSEGPRSLELRLRPQQAPRSRALVVHIHGGGFVAQTSKSHEPYLKSWAQELGVPILSIDYSLAPEAPFPRALEECFYAYCWAVKHCALLGSTGERICLAGDSAGGNLCFTVSLRAAAYGVRVPDGIMAAYPATMLQSTASPSRLLSLMDPLLPLSVLSKCVSAYAGAETEDHSDSDQKALGVMGLVQRDTALLLRDLRLGASSWLNSFLELGGQKSHLKSVPKTEPMRRSVSEAALTQPEGPLGTNSLKSLKLHDLGLRNSSDTTDTPELSLSAEILSSSAPSTVNFLLGSEDESEVSEAPEELNSKDRLRGVGSAFPEGFHPRRCSQGAMWMPLYSAPIVKNPFMSPLLAPDSMLQTLPPVHIVACALDPMLDDSVMFARRLRGLGQPVTLRVVEDLPHGFLSLAALCRETRQAAALCVERIRLILNLPSPPV, encoded by the exons ATGGACCTGCGCACCATGACCCAGTCGCTGGTGACCCTGGCAGAGGACAACATGGCCTTCTTCTCCAGCCAGGGCCCCGGGGAGACGGCCCGGCGGCTGACGGGCGTCTTTGTGGGCATTCGGGAGCAGGCCCTGGGGCTGGAGCCGGCCCTGGGCCGCCTGCTGAGCGTGGCGCACCTCTTTGACCTGGACACAGAGACGCCGGCCAACGGCTACCGCAGCCTGGTGCACACGGCCCGCTGCTGCCTGGCGCACCTGCTGCACAAATCGCGCTACGTGGCCTCCAACCGCCGCAGCATCTTCTTTCGCACCAGCCACAACCTGGCCGAACTCGAGGCCTACCTGGCCGCCCTCACCCAGCTCCGTGCTCTGGCTTACTACGCCCAGCACCTGCTGACCACCAACCAGCCCGGGAGGCTCTTCTTTGAGGGCGACGAGAGGGTCATTGCCGACTTCCTACGAGAGTACGTCACGCTGCACAAAGGCTGCTTCTACGGCCGCTGCCTGGGTTTCCAG TTCACGCCCGCCATCCGGCCGTTCCTGCAGACCATCTCCATCGGACTGGTGTCCTTCGGGGAGCACTACAAACGCAACGAGACTGGCATCG GTGTGACCGCCAGCTCCCTCTTCACTGGCGGCCGCTTTGCCATCGACCCTGAGCTGCGTGGGGCCGAGTTTGAGCGGATCATTCAGAACCTGGACGTGCACTTCTGGAAAGCCTTCTGGAATATCACCGAGATCCAGGTGCTATCG TCTCTAGCAAACATGGCTTCGACCACCGTGAGGGTAAGCCGCCTGCTCAGCCTGCCACCCGTCGCCTTTGAAATGCCTCTGACCTCGGACCCCGAGCTCACGGTCACCATCTCACCCCCGCTGGCCCACACAGGCCCTGGGCCCGTCCTCGTCAGGCTTATCTCGTATGACCTGCGGGAAGGACAG AACAGCAAGGAGCTCAGCAGCTTCGTGACGTCCGAGGGCCCCAGGAGCCTGGAGCTGCGGCTGCGCCCCCAGCAGGCACCCCGCTCCAGGGCCCTGGTGGTGCACATCCACGGTGGCGGCTTCGTGGCCCAGACCTCCAAGTCCCACGAGCCTTACCTCAAGAGCTGGGCCCAGGAGCTGGGTGTTCCCATCCTCTCCATCGACTACTCCCTGGCCCCCGAGGCCCCTTTCCCCCGGGCGCTCGAAGAGTGCTTCTACGCCTACTGCTGGGCCGTCAAGCACTGCGCCCTGCTCG GCTCAACAGGTGAACGGATATGCCTCGCCGGAGACAGCGCCGGCGGGAACCTCTGCTTCACTGTGTCCCTTCGGGCAGCAGCCTACGGGGTGCGCGTGCCAGATGGCATCATGGCGGCCTACCCGGCCACCATGCTTCAGTCTACCGCCTCCCCTTCCCGCCTGCTGAGCCTCATGGACCCCCTGCTGCCTCTCAGCGTGCTCTCCAAGTGCGTCAGCGCCTATGCCG GTGCGGAGACTGAGGACCACTCCGACTCAGACCAGAAGGCGCTGGGCGTGATGGGGCTCGTGCAGCGGGACACGGCCCTGCTCTTGCGAGACCTCCGCCTGGGCGCCTCCTCGTGGCTCAACTCCTTCTTGGAGCTGGGTGGGCAAAAGTCCCACCTGAAATCAGTGCCCAAGACAG AGCCAATGCGGCGCAGTGTGTCTGAAGCAGCCCTGACCCAGCCGGAGGGCCCACTGGGAACCAACTCCCTCAAGAGCCTGAAGCTGCATGACCTGGGCCTCAGGAACAGCAGCGACACAACAGACACGCCAGAGCTGTCACTGTCCGCGGAGATACTCAGCTCCTCAGCACCCTCAACCGTCAACTTCTTACTTGGGTCTGAGGATGAATCTGAAGTGTCTGAGGCCCCAGAAGAGCTGAACAGCAAGGACCGACTTCGAGGTGTGGGCTCGGCCTTCCCCGAGGGTTTCCACCCACGGCGCTGCAGCCAGGGTGCCATGTGGATGCCCCTCTACTCAGCCCCCATCGTCAAGAACCCCTTCATGTCACCGCTGCTGGCACCGGACAGCATGCTGCAGACCCTGCCACCTGTGCACATCGTG GCCTGCGCGCTAGACCCCATGCTGGACGACTCAGTCATGTTCGCGCGGCGGCTCCGCGGCCTGGGCCAGCCCGTGACGCTGCGCGTGGTGGAGGACCTGCCGCACGGCTTCCTGAGCCTGGCGGCGCTGTGCCGGGAGACGCGGCAGGCAGCCGCGCTGTGCGTGGAGCGCATCCGCCTCATTCTCAATCTTCCCAGCCCGCCGGTCTGA
- the LIPE gene encoding hormone-sensitive lipase isoform X1 — MESAWETRPQAASEAPASKRVREGSKSERRRWWRKARAKASRLLQRMDLRTMTQSLVTLAEDNMAFFSSQGPGETARRLTGVFVGIREQALGLEPALGRLLSVAHLFDLDTETPANGYRSLVHTARCCLAHLLHKSRYVASNRRSIFFRTSHNLAELEAYLAALTQLRALAYYAQHLLTTNQPGRLFFEGDERVIADFLREYVTLHKGCFYGRCLGFQFTPAIRPFLQTISIGLVSFGEHYKRNETGIGVTASSLFTGGRFAIDPELRGAEFERIIQNLDVHFWKAFWNITEIQVLSSLANMASTTVRVSRLLSLPPVAFEMPLTSDPELTVTISPPLAHTGPGPVLVRLISYDLREGQNSKELSSFVTSEGPRSLELRLRPQQAPRSRALVVHIHGGGFVAQTSKSHEPYLKSWAQELGVPILSIDYSLAPEAPFPRALEECFYAYCWAVKHCALLGSTGERICLAGDSAGGNLCFTVSLRAAAYGVRVPDGIMAAYPATMLQSTASPSRLLSLMDPLLPLSVLSKCVSAYAGAETEDHSDSDQKALGVMGLVQRDTALLLRDLRLGASSWLNSFLELGGQKSHLKSVPKTEPMRRSVSEAALTQPEGPLGTNSLKSLKLHDLGLRNSSDTTDTPELSLSAEILSSSAPSTVNFLLGSEDESEVSEAPEELNSKDRLRGVGSAFPEGFHPRRCSQGAMWMPLYSAPIVKNPFMSPLLAPDSMLQTLPPVHIVACALDPMLDDSVMFARRLRGLGQPVTLRVVEDLPHGFLSLAALCRETRQAAALCVERIRLILNLPSPPV; from the exons ATGGAATCGGCCTGGGAAACGAGGCCCCAGGCGGCCTCTGAGGCTCCAGCCTCGAAGAGGGTTCGAGAGGGGTCCAAAAGTGAAAGGCGACGGTGGTGGCGAAAAGCCAGAGCCAAAG CCTCACGGCTCTTGCAGAGGATGGACCTGCGCACCATGACCCAGTCGCTGGTGACCCTGGCAGAGGACAACATGGCCTTCTTCTCCAGCCAGGGCCCCGGGGAGACGGCCCGGCGGCTGACGGGCGTCTTTGTGGGCATTCGGGAGCAGGCCCTGGGGCTGGAGCCGGCCCTGGGCCGCCTGCTGAGCGTGGCGCACCTCTTTGACCTGGACACAGAGACGCCGGCCAACGGCTACCGCAGCCTGGTGCACACGGCCCGCTGCTGCCTGGCGCACCTGCTGCACAAATCGCGCTACGTGGCCTCCAACCGCCGCAGCATCTTCTTTCGCACCAGCCACAACCTGGCCGAACTCGAGGCCTACCTGGCCGCCCTCACCCAGCTCCGTGCTCTGGCTTACTACGCCCAGCACCTGCTGACCACCAACCAGCCCGGGAGGCTCTTCTTTGAGGGCGACGAGAGGGTCATTGCCGACTTCCTACGAGAGTACGTCACGCTGCACAAAGGCTGCTTCTACGGCCGCTGCCTGGGTTTCCAG TTCACGCCCGCCATCCGGCCGTTCCTGCAGACCATCTCCATCGGACTGGTGTCCTTCGGGGAGCACTACAAACGCAACGAGACTGGCATCG GTGTGACCGCCAGCTCCCTCTTCACTGGCGGCCGCTTTGCCATCGACCCTGAGCTGCGTGGGGCCGAGTTTGAGCGGATCATTCAGAACCTGGACGTGCACTTCTGGAAAGCCTTCTGGAATATCACCGAGATCCAGGTGCTATCG TCTCTAGCAAACATGGCTTCGACCACCGTGAGGGTAAGCCGCCTGCTCAGCCTGCCACCCGTCGCCTTTGAAATGCCTCTGACCTCGGACCCCGAGCTCACGGTCACCATCTCACCCCCGCTGGCCCACACAGGCCCTGGGCCCGTCCTCGTCAGGCTTATCTCGTATGACCTGCGGGAAGGACAG AACAGCAAGGAGCTCAGCAGCTTCGTGACGTCCGAGGGCCCCAGGAGCCTGGAGCTGCGGCTGCGCCCCCAGCAGGCACCCCGCTCCAGGGCCCTGGTGGTGCACATCCACGGTGGCGGCTTCGTGGCCCAGACCTCCAAGTCCCACGAGCCTTACCTCAAGAGCTGGGCCCAGGAGCTGGGTGTTCCCATCCTCTCCATCGACTACTCCCTGGCCCCCGAGGCCCCTTTCCCCCGGGCGCTCGAAGAGTGCTTCTACGCCTACTGCTGGGCCGTCAAGCACTGCGCCCTGCTCG GCTCAACAGGTGAACGGATATGCCTCGCCGGAGACAGCGCCGGCGGGAACCTCTGCTTCACTGTGTCCCTTCGGGCAGCAGCCTACGGGGTGCGCGTGCCAGATGGCATCATGGCGGCCTACCCGGCCACCATGCTTCAGTCTACCGCCTCCCCTTCCCGCCTGCTGAGCCTCATGGACCCCCTGCTGCCTCTCAGCGTGCTCTCCAAGTGCGTCAGCGCCTATGCCG GTGCGGAGACTGAGGACCACTCCGACTCAGACCAGAAGGCGCTGGGCGTGATGGGGCTCGTGCAGCGGGACACGGCCCTGCTCTTGCGAGACCTCCGCCTGGGCGCCTCCTCGTGGCTCAACTCCTTCTTGGAGCTGGGTGGGCAAAAGTCCCACCTGAAATCAGTGCCCAAGACAG AGCCAATGCGGCGCAGTGTGTCTGAAGCAGCCCTGACCCAGCCGGAGGGCCCACTGGGAACCAACTCCCTCAAGAGCCTGAAGCTGCATGACCTGGGCCTCAGGAACAGCAGCGACACAACAGACACGCCAGAGCTGTCACTGTCCGCGGAGATACTCAGCTCCTCAGCACCCTCAACCGTCAACTTCTTACTTGGGTCTGAGGATGAATCTGAAGTGTCTGAGGCCCCAGAAGAGCTGAACAGCAAGGACCGACTTCGAGGTGTGGGCTCGGCCTTCCCCGAGGGTTTCCACCCACGGCGCTGCAGCCAGGGTGCCATGTGGATGCCCCTCTACTCAGCCCCCATCGTCAAGAACCCCTTCATGTCACCGCTGCTGGCACCGGACAGCATGCTGCAGACCCTGCCACCTGTGCACATCGTG GCCTGCGCGCTAGACCCCATGCTGGACGACTCAGTCATGTTCGCGCGGCGGCTCCGCGGCCTGGGCCAGCCCGTGACGCTGCGCGTGGTGGAGGACCTGCCGCACGGCTTCCTGAGCCTGGCGGCGCTGTGCCGGGAGACGCGGCAGGCAGCCGCGCTGTGCGTGGAGCGCATCCGCCTCATTCTCAATCTTCCCAGCCCGCCGGTCTGA